In the Deinococcus carri genome, one interval contains:
- a CDS encoding endonuclease domain-containing protein — translation MRDAYTRHLAPRARELRNNQTPAERKLWFEFLRTHPARFRRQVPLQGYILDFYAPSLKLCLELDGRSHDGQATQQYDAERTRQLTASGIRVVRFSNAEVLGQFAGVCAAIDGVCRGEAPF, via the coding sequence ATGCGCGACGCATACACCCGCCACCTGGCCCCCCGTGCCCGCGAACTGAGGAACAACCAGACCCCCGCCGAGCGCAAACTCTGGTTCGAGTTTCTCCGCACGCATCCGGCCAGATTCCGGCGTCAGGTGCCGCTTCAGGGTTACATCCTTGATTTCTACGCGCCCTCGCTGAAGCTCTGCCTCGAACTGGATGGTCGCAGCCACGACGGGCAGGCCACGCAACAGTACGACGCCGAGCGCACGCGGCAGCTCACGGCAAGCGGAATTCGGGTGGTGCGCTTCAGCAATGCGGAGGTGCTGGGCCAGTTCGCCGGGGTGTGCGCGGCCATTGACGGGGTTTGCCGGGGTGAGGCTCCGTTCTGA